A section of the Phacochoerus africanus isolate WHEZ1 chromosome 4, ROS_Pafr_v1, whole genome shotgun sequence genome encodes:
- the FAM193B gene encoding protein FAM193B isoform X3 — MTRRRSRTSGCAGRRERARAAGPQKPQAPEPPPPPCLEAGAGAGSPEAPAEPDRDGPREDDELQLAPVPQVPPTSSQSVQTCCLLCHRERKGWEEGPSQNGLVLQGEKLPPDFMPKLVKNLLGEMPLWVCQSCRKSMEEDERQTGREHAVAISLSHTSCKSQSCGGDSHSSSSSSSSSSSSSSSCHGNSGDWDPSSFLSAHKLSGLWNSPHSSGAMPGSSLGSPPTIPGEVFPISEHHRHSDLTAPPNSPTGHHPQAASLIPSHPGSFGSPPHPHLLPTTLAAPFPAQVSECPVAAAAAPHTPGPCQSPHLPSTSMPLLKMPPPFSGCSHPCSGHCSGHCSGPLLPPPSSQQLPGTHSRDPGCKGHKFPHSGLACQLPQPCEADEGLGEEEDSSSERSSCTSSSTHQRDGKFCDCCYCEFFGHNAEKEKAQLAAEALKQANRGISGSRELRPARERLLEWPDRELDRVNSFLSSRLQEIKNTVKDSIRASFSVCELSMDSNGFSKEGAAEPEPQSLIPSNLNGSSEQRPDINLDLSPLTLGSPQNHILQAPGEPALPWAEMRSPHPPWTEVRGPPPGIIPENGLVRRLNTVPNLSRVIWVKTPKPGNPSSEEPSPQEVPGCKQELPEPVASGGKPRKGKRQGSQAKKSEVSPPPQSLACLEAPSAKGQTPSPKQPGKALEPPRVDSCAEAGEGSRGAQPGSGWAGSPKAEKEKGSSWRNWPGETKARPLEQESVQPPGPARPQSLPQGKGRSRRSRNKQEKSASSLDDVFLPKDMDGAEMDETDREVEYFKRFCLDSAKQTRQKVAVNWTNFSLKKTTPSTAQ; from the exons gttccccccacctccagccagtCTGTGCAGACTTGCTGCCTGCTGTGTCACCGGGAACGCAAAGGCTGGGAAGAAGGCCCTTCCCAAAACGGACTGGTGTTGCAGGGTGAGAAGCTGCCCCCTGACTTCATGCCAAAGCTCGTCAAGAATCTCCTAGGCGAGATGCCTCTGTGGGTCTGCCAGAGTTGCCGAAAGAGCATGGAGGAAGATGAGAGGCAGACAGGTCGAGAACATGCAGTGGCG aTCTCCTTGTCACACACATCCTGCAAATCACAGTCTTGTGGGGGTGATTCTCATTCCTCTTCGTCCTCCTCTTCATCGTCCTCATCCTCGTCCTCCTCCTGCCACGGGAACTCAGGGGACTGGGATCCCAGCTCGTTCCTGTCAGCACATAAGCTCTCGGGCCTCTGGAACTCTCCACACTCCAGTGGGGCCATGCCAGGCAGCTCGCTCGGGAGTCCTCCTACCATCCCTG GTGAGGTTTTCCCCATCTCGGAGCACCACCGGCACTCAGACCTCACTGCTCCACCTAACAGTCCCACCGGCCACCACCCCCAGGCAGCGTCGCTGATCCCATCTCACCCCGGATCCTTTGGCTCACCACCCCATCCTCACCTGCTGCCCACCACCCTGGCAGCACCTTTCCCTGCCCAGGTTTCAGAATGCCCTGTTGCCGCTGCTGCTGCCCCTCACACCCCAGGGCCGTGTCAGAGCCCCCACCTTCCCTCCACCAGCATGCCGCTTCTGAAGATGCCTCCACCATTCTCGGGTTGCAGTCACCCCTGTAGTGGGCACTGCAGCGGGCACTGCAGCGGACCTCTCCTCCCACCACCCAGCTCTCAGCAGCTCCCTGGCACTCACAG CAGGGACCCAGGGTGCAAGGGGCACAAGTTCCCCCATAGTGGCCTGGCCTGccagctgccccagccctgcGAGGCAGATGAGGGGCTGGGTGAGGAAGAGGACAGCAGCTCAGAGCGTAGCTCCTGCACCTCGTcctccacccaccagagagatGGGAAGTTCTGTGACTGCTGCTACTGTGAGTTCTTCGGCCACAATGCG GAAAAGGAGAAGGCCCAGTTGGCAGCAGAAGCTCTAAAGCAGGCAAATCGTGGTATTTCTGGAAGCCGGGAGCTGAGGCCTGCCAGGGAGAGGCTGTTGGAGTGGCCTGACCGGGAGCTGGATCGGGTCAACAGCTTTCTGAGCAGCCGTCTACAGGAGATTAAGAACACTGTCAAGGACTCCATTCGTGCCAGCTTCAGTGTGTGTGAGCTCAGCATGGACAGCAATGGCTTCTCTAAGGAGGGGGCTGCTGAGCCAGAGCCCCAGAGTCTAATCCCCTCAAACCTCAATGGCTCCTCAGAGCAACGGCCTGACATCAACCTTGATCTGTCCCCTTTGACTTTGGGCTCCCCTCAGAACCATATATTACAAGCTCCAGGCGAGCCAGCCCTACCATGGGCAGAAATGAGAAGTCCCCACCCACCATGGACAGAGGTGAGGGGCCCCCCTCCCGGTATCATCCCCGAGAATGGGCTAGTAAGGAGACTCAACACCGTGCCCAACCTGTCCCGGGTGATCTGGGTCAAGACACCCAAGCCAGGCAACCCTAGCTCTGAGGAGCCAAGCCCACAGGAGGTCCCCGGCTGCAAGCAGGAGTTGCCTGAGCCTGTGGCCTCAGGTGGGAAGCCGCGGAAGGGCAAGAGACAGGGCAGTCAGGCCAAGAAGAGCGAGGTGAGCCCACCCCCCCAGTCCCTAGCCTGCCTTGAGGCTCCCAGTGCCAAGGGCCAGACCCCCAGCCCCAAGCAGCCAGGCAAGGCCCTGGAGCCTCCCAGAGTGGACAGCTGTGCCGAGGCTGGAGAGGGGAGCCGGGGGGCCCAACCAGGATCAGGCTGGGCTGGCAGCCCCAAAGCTGAAAAGGAGAAGGGCAGCTCCTGGCGAAACTGGCCAGGTGAGACAAAGGCACGGCCTCTGGAGCAGGAGTCTGTGCAGCCCCCAGGCCCAGCAAGGCCACAGAGCTTGCCACAGGGCAAGGGCCGCAGCCGCCGGAGCCGCAACAAGCAGGAGAAGTCAGCCTCCTCCTTGG ACGATGTGTTCCTGCCTAAGGACATGGACGGGGCGGAGATGGATGAGACTGACCGGGAGGTGGAGTACTTCAAGAG GTTCTGTTTGGATTCTGCAAAGCAAACACGTCAGAAAGTTGCCGTGAACTGGACCAACTTCAGCCTCAAGAAAACCACTCCCAGCACAGCTCAGTGA
- the FAM193B gene encoding protein FAM193B isoform X4, protein MTRRRSRTSGCAGRRERARAAGPQKPQAPEPPPPPCLEAGAGAGSPEAPAEPDRDGPREDDELQLAPVPQVPPTSSQSVQTCCLLCHRERKGWEEGPSQNGLVLQGEKLPPDFMPKLVKNLLGEMPLWVCQSCRKSMEEDERQTGREHAVAISLSHTSCKSQSCGGDSHSSSSSSSSSSSSSSSCHGNSGDWDPSSFLSAHKLSGLWNSPHSSGAMPGSSLGSPPTIPGEVFPISEHHRHSDLTAPPNSPTGHHPQAASLIPSHPGSFGSPPHPHLLPTTLAAPFPAQVSECPVAAAAAPHTPGPCQSPHLPSTSMPLLKMPPPFSGCSHPCSGHCSGHCSGPLLPPPSSQQLPGTHRDPGCKGHKFPHSGLACQLPQPCEADEGLGEEEDSSSERSSCTSSSTHQRDGKFCDCCYCEFFGHNAEKEKAQLAAEALKQANRGISGSRELRPARERLLEWPDRELDRVNSFLSSRLQEIKNTVKDSIRASFSVCELSMDSNGFSKEGAAEPEPQSLIPSNLNGSSEQRPDINLDLSPLTLGSPQNHILQAPGEPALPWAEMRSPHPPWTEVRGPPPGIIPENGLVRRLNTVPNLSRVIWVKTPKPGNPSSEEPSPQEVPGCKQELPEPVASGGKPRKGKRQGSQAKKSEVSPPPQSLACLEAPSAKGQTPSPKQPGKALEPPRVDSCAEAGEGSRGAQPGSGWAGSPKAEKEKGSSWRNWPGETKARPLEQESVQPPGPARPQSLPQGKGRSRRSRNKQEKSASSLDDVFLPKDMDGAEMDETDREVEYFKRFCLDSAKQTRQKVAVNWTNFSLKKTTPSTAQ, encoded by the exons gttccccccacctccagccagtCTGTGCAGACTTGCTGCCTGCTGTGTCACCGGGAACGCAAAGGCTGGGAAGAAGGCCCTTCCCAAAACGGACTGGTGTTGCAGGGTGAGAAGCTGCCCCCTGACTTCATGCCAAAGCTCGTCAAGAATCTCCTAGGCGAGATGCCTCTGTGGGTCTGCCAGAGTTGCCGAAAGAGCATGGAGGAAGATGAGAGGCAGACAGGTCGAGAACATGCAGTGGCG aTCTCCTTGTCACACACATCCTGCAAATCACAGTCTTGTGGGGGTGATTCTCATTCCTCTTCGTCCTCCTCTTCATCGTCCTCATCCTCGTCCTCCTCCTGCCACGGGAACTCAGGGGACTGGGATCCCAGCTCGTTCCTGTCAGCACATAAGCTCTCGGGCCTCTGGAACTCTCCACACTCCAGTGGGGCCATGCCAGGCAGCTCGCTCGGGAGTCCTCCTACCATCCCTG GTGAGGTTTTCCCCATCTCGGAGCACCACCGGCACTCAGACCTCACTGCTCCACCTAACAGTCCCACCGGCCACCACCCCCAGGCAGCGTCGCTGATCCCATCTCACCCCGGATCCTTTGGCTCACCACCCCATCCTCACCTGCTGCCCACCACCCTGGCAGCACCTTTCCCTGCCCAGGTTTCAGAATGCCCTGTTGCCGCTGCTGCTGCCCCTCACACCCCAGGGCCGTGTCAGAGCCCCCACCTTCCCTCCACCAGCATGCCGCTTCTGAAGATGCCTCCACCATTCTCGGGTTGCAGTCACCCCTGTAGTGGGCACTGCAGCGGGCACTGCAGCGGACCTCTCCTCCCACCACCCAGCTCTCAGCAGCTCCCTGGCACTCACAG GGACCCAGGGTGCAAGGGGCACAAGTTCCCCCATAGTGGCCTGGCCTGccagctgccccagccctgcGAGGCAGATGAGGGGCTGGGTGAGGAAGAGGACAGCAGCTCAGAGCGTAGCTCCTGCACCTCGTcctccacccaccagagagatGGGAAGTTCTGTGACTGCTGCTACTGTGAGTTCTTCGGCCACAATGCG GAAAAGGAGAAGGCCCAGTTGGCAGCAGAAGCTCTAAAGCAGGCAAATCGTGGTATTTCTGGAAGCCGGGAGCTGAGGCCTGCCAGGGAGAGGCTGTTGGAGTGGCCTGACCGGGAGCTGGATCGGGTCAACAGCTTTCTGAGCAGCCGTCTACAGGAGATTAAGAACACTGTCAAGGACTCCATTCGTGCCAGCTTCAGTGTGTGTGAGCTCAGCATGGACAGCAATGGCTTCTCTAAGGAGGGGGCTGCTGAGCCAGAGCCCCAGAGTCTAATCCCCTCAAACCTCAATGGCTCCTCAGAGCAACGGCCTGACATCAACCTTGATCTGTCCCCTTTGACTTTGGGCTCCCCTCAGAACCATATATTACAAGCTCCAGGCGAGCCAGCCCTACCATGGGCAGAAATGAGAAGTCCCCACCCACCATGGACAGAGGTGAGGGGCCCCCCTCCCGGTATCATCCCCGAGAATGGGCTAGTAAGGAGACTCAACACCGTGCCCAACCTGTCCCGGGTGATCTGGGTCAAGACACCCAAGCCAGGCAACCCTAGCTCTGAGGAGCCAAGCCCACAGGAGGTCCCCGGCTGCAAGCAGGAGTTGCCTGAGCCTGTGGCCTCAGGTGGGAAGCCGCGGAAGGGCAAGAGACAGGGCAGTCAGGCCAAGAAGAGCGAGGTGAGCCCACCCCCCCAGTCCCTAGCCTGCCTTGAGGCTCCCAGTGCCAAGGGCCAGACCCCCAGCCCCAAGCAGCCAGGCAAGGCCCTGGAGCCTCCCAGAGTGGACAGCTGTGCCGAGGCTGGAGAGGGGAGCCGGGGGGCCCAACCAGGATCAGGCTGGGCTGGCAGCCCCAAAGCTGAAAAGGAGAAGGGCAGCTCCTGGCGAAACTGGCCAGGTGAGACAAAGGCACGGCCTCTGGAGCAGGAGTCTGTGCAGCCCCCAGGCCCAGCAAGGCCACAGAGCTTGCCACAGGGCAAGGGCCGCAGCCGCCGGAGCCGCAACAAGCAGGAGAAGTCAGCCTCCTCCTTGG ACGATGTGTTCCTGCCTAAGGACATGGACGGGGCGGAGATGGATGAGACTGACCGGGAGGTGGAGTACTTCAAGAG GTTCTGTTTGGATTCTGCAAAGCAAACACGTCAGAAAGTTGCCGTGAACTGGACCAACTTCAGCCTCAAGAAAACCACTCCCAGCACAGCTCAGTGA
- the FAM193B gene encoding protein FAM193B isoform X2, producing MTRRRSRTSGCAGRRERARAAGPQKPQAPEPPPPPCLEAGAGAGSPEAPAEPDRDGPREDDELQLAPVPQVPPTSSQSVQTCCLLCHRERKGWEEGPSQNGLVLQGEKLPPDFMPKLVKNLLGEMPLWVCQSCRKSMEEDERQTGREHAVAISLSHTSCKSQSCGGDSHSSSSSSSSSSSSSSSCHGNSGDWDPSSFLSAHKLSGLWNSPHSSGAMPGSSLGSPPTIPGEVFPISEHHRHSDLTAPPNSPTGHHPQAASLIPSHPGSFGSPPHPHLLPTTLAAPFPAQVSECPVAAAAAPHTPGPCQSPHLPSTSMPLLKMPPPFSGCSHPCSGHCSGHCSGPLLPPPSSQQLPGTHRDPGCKGHKFPHSGLACQLPQPCEADEGLGEEEDSSSERSSCTSSSTHQRDGKFCDCCYCEFFGHNAPPAAPTSRNYTEIREKLRSRLTRRKEELPMKGGALGGIPGEPAVDHRDVDELLEFINSTEPKVPNSARAAKRARHKLKKKEKEKAQLAAEALKQANRGISGSRELRPARERLLEWPDRELDRVNSFLSSRLQEIKNTVKDSIRASFSVCELSMDSNGFSKEGAAEPEPQSLIPSNLNGSSEQRPDINLDLSPLTLGSPQNHILQAPGEPALPWAEMRSPHPPWTEVRGPPPGIIPENGLVRRLNTVPNLSRVIWVKTPKPGNPSSEEPSPQEVPGCKQELPEPVASGGKPRKGKRQGSQAKKSEVSPPPQSLACLEAPSAKGQTPSPKQPGKALEPPRVDSCAEAGEGSRGAQPGSGWAGSPKAEKEKGSSWRNWPGETKARPLEQESVQPPGPARPQSLPQGKGRSRRSRNKQEKSASSLDDVFLPKDMDGAEMDETDREVEYFKRFCLDSAKQTRQKVAVNWTNFSLKKTTPSTAQ from the exons gttccccccacctccagccagtCTGTGCAGACTTGCTGCCTGCTGTGTCACCGGGAACGCAAAGGCTGGGAAGAAGGCCCTTCCCAAAACGGACTGGTGTTGCAGGGTGAGAAGCTGCCCCCTGACTTCATGCCAAAGCTCGTCAAGAATCTCCTAGGCGAGATGCCTCTGTGGGTCTGCCAGAGTTGCCGAAAGAGCATGGAGGAAGATGAGAGGCAGACAGGTCGAGAACATGCAGTGGCG aTCTCCTTGTCACACACATCCTGCAAATCACAGTCTTGTGGGGGTGATTCTCATTCCTCTTCGTCCTCCTCTTCATCGTCCTCATCCTCGTCCTCCTCCTGCCACGGGAACTCAGGGGACTGGGATCCCAGCTCGTTCCTGTCAGCACATAAGCTCTCGGGCCTCTGGAACTCTCCACACTCCAGTGGGGCCATGCCAGGCAGCTCGCTCGGGAGTCCTCCTACCATCCCTG GTGAGGTTTTCCCCATCTCGGAGCACCACCGGCACTCAGACCTCACTGCTCCACCTAACAGTCCCACCGGCCACCACCCCCAGGCAGCGTCGCTGATCCCATCTCACCCCGGATCCTTTGGCTCACCACCCCATCCTCACCTGCTGCCCACCACCCTGGCAGCACCTTTCCCTGCCCAGGTTTCAGAATGCCCTGTTGCCGCTGCTGCTGCCCCTCACACCCCAGGGCCGTGTCAGAGCCCCCACCTTCCCTCCACCAGCATGCCGCTTCTGAAGATGCCTCCACCATTCTCGGGTTGCAGTCACCCCTGTAGTGGGCACTGCAGCGGGCACTGCAGCGGACCTCTCCTCCCACCACCCAGCTCTCAGCAGCTCCCTGGCACTCACAG GGACCCAGGGTGCAAGGGGCACAAGTTCCCCCATAGTGGCCTGGCCTGccagctgccccagccctgcGAGGCAGATGAGGGGCTGGGTGAGGAAGAGGACAGCAGCTCAGAGCGTAGCTCCTGCACCTCGTcctccacccaccagagagatGGGAAGTTCTGTGACTGCTGCTACTGTGAGTTCTTCGGCCACAATGCG ccacccgCTGCCCCGACGAGTCGGAATTATACCGAGATCCGAGAGAAGCTCCGCTCGAGGCTGACCAGGCGGAAAGAGGAGCTGCCCATGAAGGGGGGCGCCCTGGGCGGGATCCCTGGGGAGCCCGCCGTGGACCACCGAGATGTGGATGAGCTGCTGGAATTCATCAACAGCACGGAGCCCAAAGTCCCCAACAGCGCCAGGGCCGCCAAGCGGGCCCGGCACAAGCTGAAAAAGaag GAAAAGGAGAAGGCCCAGTTGGCAGCAGAAGCTCTAAAGCAGGCAAATCGTGGTATTTCTGGAAGCCGGGAGCTGAGGCCTGCCAGGGAGAGGCTGTTGGAGTGGCCTGACCGGGAGCTGGATCGGGTCAACAGCTTTCTGAGCAGCCGTCTACAGGAGATTAAGAACACTGTCAAGGACTCCATTCGTGCCAGCTTCAGTGTGTGTGAGCTCAGCATGGACAGCAATGGCTTCTCTAAGGAGGGGGCTGCTGAGCCAGAGCCCCAGAGTCTAATCCCCTCAAACCTCAATGGCTCCTCAGAGCAACGGCCTGACATCAACCTTGATCTGTCCCCTTTGACTTTGGGCTCCCCTCAGAACCATATATTACAAGCTCCAGGCGAGCCAGCCCTACCATGGGCAGAAATGAGAAGTCCCCACCCACCATGGACAGAGGTGAGGGGCCCCCCTCCCGGTATCATCCCCGAGAATGGGCTAGTAAGGAGACTCAACACCGTGCCCAACCTGTCCCGGGTGATCTGGGTCAAGACACCCAAGCCAGGCAACCCTAGCTCTGAGGAGCCAAGCCCACAGGAGGTCCCCGGCTGCAAGCAGGAGTTGCCTGAGCCTGTGGCCTCAGGTGGGAAGCCGCGGAAGGGCAAGAGACAGGGCAGTCAGGCCAAGAAGAGCGAGGTGAGCCCACCCCCCCAGTCCCTAGCCTGCCTTGAGGCTCCCAGTGCCAAGGGCCAGACCCCCAGCCCCAAGCAGCCAGGCAAGGCCCTGGAGCCTCCCAGAGTGGACAGCTGTGCCGAGGCTGGAGAGGGGAGCCGGGGGGCCCAACCAGGATCAGGCTGGGCTGGCAGCCCCAAAGCTGAAAAGGAGAAGGGCAGCTCCTGGCGAAACTGGCCAGGTGAGACAAAGGCACGGCCTCTGGAGCAGGAGTCTGTGCAGCCCCCAGGCCCAGCAAGGCCACAGAGCTTGCCACAGGGCAAGGGCCGCAGCCGCCGGAGCCGCAACAAGCAGGAGAAGTCAGCCTCCTCCTTGG ACGATGTGTTCCTGCCTAAGGACATGGACGGGGCGGAGATGGATGAGACTGACCGGGAGGTGGAGTACTTCAAGAG GTTCTGTTTGGATTCTGCAAAGCAAACACGTCAGAAAGTTGCCGTGAACTGGACCAACTTCAGCCTCAAGAAAACCACTCCCAGCACAGCTCAGTGA
- the FAM193B gene encoding protein FAM193B isoform X1 produces MTRRRSRTSGCAGRRERARAAGPQKPQAPEPPPPPCLEAGAGAGSPEAPAEPDRDGPREDDELQLAPVPQVPPTSSQSVQTCCLLCHRERKGWEEGPSQNGLVLQGEKLPPDFMPKLVKNLLGEMPLWVCQSCRKSMEEDERQTGREHAVAISLSHTSCKSQSCGGDSHSSSSSSSSSSSSSSSCHGNSGDWDPSSFLSAHKLSGLWNSPHSSGAMPGSSLGSPPTIPGEVFPISEHHRHSDLTAPPNSPTGHHPQAASLIPSHPGSFGSPPHPHLLPTTLAAPFPAQVSECPVAAAAAPHTPGPCQSPHLPSTSMPLLKMPPPFSGCSHPCSGHCSGHCSGPLLPPPSSQQLPGTHSRDPGCKGHKFPHSGLACQLPQPCEADEGLGEEEDSSSERSSCTSSSTHQRDGKFCDCCYCEFFGHNAPPAAPTSRNYTEIREKLRSRLTRRKEELPMKGGALGGIPGEPAVDHRDVDELLEFINSTEPKVPNSARAAKRARHKLKKKEKEKAQLAAEALKQANRGISGSRELRPARERLLEWPDRELDRVNSFLSSRLQEIKNTVKDSIRASFSVCELSMDSNGFSKEGAAEPEPQSLIPSNLNGSSEQRPDINLDLSPLTLGSPQNHILQAPGEPALPWAEMRSPHPPWTEVRGPPPGIIPENGLVRRLNTVPNLSRVIWVKTPKPGNPSSEEPSPQEVPGCKQELPEPVASGGKPRKGKRQGSQAKKSEVSPPPQSLACLEAPSAKGQTPSPKQPGKALEPPRVDSCAEAGEGSRGAQPGSGWAGSPKAEKEKGSSWRNWPGETKARPLEQESVQPPGPARPQSLPQGKGRSRRSRNKQEKSASSLDDVFLPKDMDGAEMDETDREVEYFKRFCLDSAKQTRQKVAVNWTNFSLKKTTPSTAQ; encoded by the exons gttccccccacctccagccagtCTGTGCAGACTTGCTGCCTGCTGTGTCACCGGGAACGCAAAGGCTGGGAAGAAGGCCCTTCCCAAAACGGACTGGTGTTGCAGGGTGAGAAGCTGCCCCCTGACTTCATGCCAAAGCTCGTCAAGAATCTCCTAGGCGAGATGCCTCTGTGGGTCTGCCAGAGTTGCCGAAAGAGCATGGAGGAAGATGAGAGGCAGACAGGTCGAGAACATGCAGTGGCG aTCTCCTTGTCACACACATCCTGCAAATCACAGTCTTGTGGGGGTGATTCTCATTCCTCTTCGTCCTCCTCTTCATCGTCCTCATCCTCGTCCTCCTCCTGCCACGGGAACTCAGGGGACTGGGATCCCAGCTCGTTCCTGTCAGCACATAAGCTCTCGGGCCTCTGGAACTCTCCACACTCCAGTGGGGCCATGCCAGGCAGCTCGCTCGGGAGTCCTCCTACCATCCCTG GTGAGGTTTTCCCCATCTCGGAGCACCACCGGCACTCAGACCTCACTGCTCCACCTAACAGTCCCACCGGCCACCACCCCCAGGCAGCGTCGCTGATCCCATCTCACCCCGGATCCTTTGGCTCACCACCCCATCCTCACCTGCTGCCCACCACCCTGGCAGCACCTTTCCCTGCCCAGGTTTCAGAATGCCCTGTTGCCGCTGCTGCTGCCCCTCACACCCCAGGGCCGTGTCAGAGCCCCCACCTTCCCTCCACCAGCATGCCGCTTCTGAAGATGCCTCCACCATTCTCGGGTTGCAGTCACCCCTGTAGTGGGCACTGCAGCGGGCACTGCAGCGGACCTCTCCTCCCACCACCCAGCTCTCAGCAGCTCCCTGGCACTCACAG CAGGGACCCAGGGTGCAAGGGGCACAAGTTCCCCCATAGTGGCCTGGCCTGccagctgccccagccctgcGAGGCAGATGAGGGGCTGGGTGAGGAAGAGGACAGCAGCTCAGAGCGTAGCTCCTGCACCTCGTcctccacccaccagagagatGGGAAGTTCTGTGACTGCTGCTACTGTGAGTTCTTCGGCCACAATGCG ccacccgCTGCCCCGACGAGTCGGAATTATACCGAGATCCGAGAGAAGCTCCGCTCGAGGCTGACCAGGCGGAAAGAGGAGCTGCCCATGAAGGGGGGCGCCCTGGGCGGGATCCCTGGGGAGCCCGCCGTGGACCACCGAGATGTGGATGAGCTGCTGGAATTCATCAACAGCACGGAGCCCAAAGTCCCCAACAGCGCCAGGGCCGCCAAGCGGGCCCGGCACAAGCTGAAAAAGaag GAAAAGGAGAAGGCCCAGTTGGCAGCAGAAGCTCTAAAGCAGGCAAATCGTGGTATTTCTGGAAGCCGGGAGCTGAGGCCTGCCAGGGAGAGGCTGTTGGAGTGGCCTGACCGGGAGCTGGATCGGGTCAACAGCTTTCTGAGCAGCCGTCTACAGGAGATTAAGAACACTGTCAAGGACTCCATTCGTGCCAGCTTCAGTGTGTGTGAGCTCAGCATGGACAGCAATGGCTTCTCTAAGGAGGGGGCTGCTGAGCCAGAGCCCCAGAGTCTAATCCCCTCAAACCTCAATGGCTCCTCAGAGCAACGGCCTGACATCAACCTTGATCTGTCCCCTTTGACTTTGGGCTCCCCTCAGAACCATATATTACAAGCTCCAGGCGAGCCAGCCCTACCATGGGCAGAAATGAGAAGTCCCCACCCACCATGGACAGAGGTGAGGGGCCCCCCTCCCGGTATCATCCCCGAGAATGGGCTAGTAAGGAGACTCAACACCGTGCCCAACCTGTCCCGGGTGATCTGGGTCAAGACACCCAAGCCAGGCAACCCTAGCTCTGAGGAGCCAAGCCCACAGGAGGTCCCCGGCTGCAAGCAGGAGTTGCCTGAGCCTGTGGCCTCAGGTGGGAAGCCGCGGAAGGGCAAGAGACAGGGCAGTCAGGCCAAGAAGAGCGAGGTGAGCCCACCCCCCCAGTCCCTAGCCTGCCTTGAGGCTCCCAGTGCCAAGGGCCAGACCCCCAGCCCCAAGCAGCCAGGCAAGGCCCTGGAGCCTCCCAGAGTGGACAGCTGTGCCGAGGCTGGAGAGGGGAGCCGGGGGGCCCAACCAGGATCAGGCTGGGCTGGCAGCCCCAAAGCTGAAAAGGAGAAGGGCAGCTCCTGGCGAAACTGGCCAGGTGAGACAAAGGCACGGCCTCTGGAGCAGGAGTCTGTGCAGCCCCCAGGCCCAGCAAGGCCACAGAGCTTGCCACAGGGCAAGGGCCGCAGCCGCCGGAGCCGCAACAAGCAGGAGAAGTCAGCCTCCTCCTTGG ACGATGTGTTCCTGCCTAAGGACATGGACGGGGCGGAGATGGATGAGACTGACCGGGAGGTGGAGTACTTCAAGAG GTTCTGTTTGGATTCTGCAAAGCAAACACGTCAGAAAGTTGCCGTGAACTGGACCAACTTCAGCCTCAAGAAAACCACTCCCAGCACAGCTCAGTGA